One part of the Alligator mississippiensis isolate rAllMis1 chromosome 3, rAllMis1, whole genome shotgun sequence genome encodes these proteins:
- the FOXQ1 gene encoding forkhead box protein Q1: MKLAGGLSVQDEEQEGGGSIAPSPLAAESELGSDGDCAAHSPGGQAAAAAAAPAVGTQRRQLQAAAEGGKGKAYTRRPKPPYSYIALIAMAIRDSAGGRLTLAEINDYLMSRFPFFRGAYTGWRNSVRHNLSLNDCFVKVLRDPARPWGKDNYWMLNPSSEYTFADGVFRRRRKRLSRGAAGPPPAAQPEPAPAEDEAARAGGSSPKFSSSFAIESILSRPFQPAGRPWPAPLPGPYALLPYPQPLYARGALQLLPYGRPDAPALEHEPPLLPAKAGGLPACCPARLPGSAASYQPYPREPLLA, translated from the coding sequence ATGAAGCTGGCGGGGGGGCTGTCGGTCCAGGACGAGGAGCAGGAAGGCGGCGGCAGCATCGCGCCGTCCCCGCTGGCGGCCGAGAGCGAGCTGGGCTCGGACGGCGACTGCGCGGCGCACAGCccgggcgggcaggcggcggcggcggctgctgcgCCAGCTGTTGGAACGCAGCGGCGCCAGCTGCAGGCGGCGGCGGAGGGCGGCAAGGGCAAGGCGTACACTCGGCGGCCCAAGCCGCCCTACTCCTACATCGCGCTCATCGCCATGGCCATCCGCGActcggcgggcgggcggctcaCGCTGGCGGAGATCAACGACTACCTGATGAGCCGCTTCCCCTTCTTCCGCGGCGCCTACACGGGCTGGCGCAACTCCGTGCGCCACAACCTGTCCCTCAACGACTGCTTCGTCAAGGTGCTGCGCGACCCGGCGCGGCCCTGGGGCAAGGACAACTACTGGATGCTCAACCCCAGCAGCGAGTACACCTTCGCCGACGGCGTCTTCCGCCGCCGCCGCAAGCGCCTGAGCCGCGGGGCCGCGGGGCCGCCTCCCGCCGCCCAGCCGGAGCCCGCGCCCGCGGAGGACGAGGCGGCGCGGGCCGGAGGCTCCTCGCCCAAGTTCTCCAGCTCCTTCGCCATCGAGAGCATCCTGAGCCGGCCCTTCCAGCCCGCCGGGCGGCCGTGGCCGGCGCCGCTGCCCGGCCCCTACGCGCTTCTGCCCTACCCTCAGCCCCTCTACGCCCGCGgcgccctgcagctgctgccctacGGCCGGCCTGACGCCCCCGCGCTGGAGCACGAGCCCCCGCTCCTGCCCGCCAAAGCCGGCGGCCTGCCCGCCTGCtgccccgcccgcctgcccggcAGCGCGGCCTCCTACCAGCCCTACCCCCGGGAGCCGCTGCTGGCCTGA